One Thauera sp. K11 DNA window includes the following coding sequences:
- a CDS encoding eCIS core domain-containing protein has product MNAAREAARKPQSAEGARRPETEGPGMEEPGREAGVPRFLGGGAVQARLEVGAVDDPLEREADAFAQAVQHGGRALPRFLSGERAAAPREPRTGGTEALVDVAGEAVRMPMPHGGTPDDGGRAQPVRGSRGVDALADPLAAASAAVVVRAPMPRGGAPDGGGKAPVRPGKDGRPDTAAPLAPPLRSRLEGVLDLDLGGVRVHTGPHAEHAAAALQAKAFSHGSDIWLGARSGADDLGLMAHEVAHVVQQGRAPAALRRRADTAPPGAEAGPAAAARQSFGFSEEEMDARLAATPAEGADTSAPTVELDRSTEGKLNEVEREGGDGGDEGGAAGGEGGTAGDGGEGGAQAEGGAARGRADGRHAGAGGGEPPAPPPPAPGPAAEFESLVAADVAAWLDGNLSAERLAALDPQTQALLEAVDLLGERQITDPEASALQALGGEALQPGAPATGYEGEPLWLRTLARVRDITGQLGGIVGIIGLVATVSGFILSLLIPPVGAFLLTVGRFCDVAALILDAISLVLGIILTGYNLYRLKNETDPEERRRLLGMVRQDAMGTVMSAVAVATAVAPGAGRALGRAGRRVSGGLRAASRASGALGRGARAVRAVGLSGRLAARAGRRGLHAAGRAAGGGFRRLSRSSSLAGRAARGMRIAAVGGRRAFGSARRAARGGAMRALGWARGTAPVRWANRLGGGAEEWARRRLRGVATADSAVGRFYNRRLRGIHERNVMVARAIGDPVERAYQLRLGRELIDELDALRQANPGWSARQLDDALRTRFGRERMGHAGVGTSRGGNIQFVRDDAEFLRTVRETEFAEIQLVRDRLPPGATPRELADAVNASPFIKGRWTEEELRAFTQLHPARGPGGGLALRDAAGEALAVSKTGHHTLPASMAPQISRDPRFIQIVNDSRSYRGFIDDAYPGLAHVPEVRGYRVPGARPGRTRQALNRREVIEDMLDRGQVPGYTRADIDYFMGRGLADDLVADGSSGVWRNRRAAGRRMFFNPHLGIGHGWDWQNELARQIFDMNSRLGIGLRRELGSQLLVPAIKRSGRLAAGTPDAQAGGEGAPEPRATALIDAAIGARTLTRRGPSPAPQLAALLPPLAADEGAMASLPLPGGEIGPPAGAAAPDSGIALPPSGGSGAEEGAADGEALEPPPAPVPYSPQALVSIRGQRNAVAEAMEVVTDFIADAGSAERHNRGARDAAADLKARNAEQGAVAGAERATVAGEQDKLGQAGGAQQDMAAENARASGEAGRGQGEAQSVQAEGGNVSVEPKPEEPRKRSWLERAWDATAGALWDNLIAPAVRAVRRKVNQVMQSINEFIMDMINQALGLDEIEAELNGGGEDIAQRGASLQETDAGLQQTQDVAAAEAERNQQSMDQADVNVADAQTDRADAQALLAALQAHDQMLVAEEVQGQAWIVDFGARYQPFFAAEAAAGEAGPMAAGESAAAEAGEEEVAGGEEAAEEGAGEDALALAGMVEPAGEAPPPEEAADEATLA; this is encoded by the coding sequence CGATGCCCTGGCCGACCCGCTCGCTGCGGCATCCGCCGCTGTGGTCGTCCGGGCGCCGATGCCGCGCGGCGGTGCGCCGGACGGCGGCGGCAAGGCGCCGGTACGTCCCGGCAAGGACGGGCGCCCGGATACCGCCGCACCGCTCGCCCCGCCGCTACGCAGCCGCCTCGAAGGGGTGCTGGATCTGGACCTGGGCGGGGTGCGGGTGCATACCGGCCCGCATGCCGAGCATGCCGCCGCCGCACTGCAGGCGAAGGCATTCTCCCACGGCAGCGACATCTGGCTCGGCGCGCGGTCCGGCGCGGACGATCTCGGCCTGATGGCGCACGAGGTGGCACACGTCGTGCAGCAGGGGCGTGCGCCGGCGGCACTGCGCCGCCGCGCGGACACGGCGCCGCCGGGCGCCGAGGCCGGCCCGGCAGCGGCGGCGCGCCAGAGCTTCGGCTTTTCGGAAGAGGAGATGGATGCACGGCTCGCCGCCACGCCCGCCGAAGGAGCGGACACCAGCGCGCCGACGGTCGAACTCGACAGATCCACCGAGGGCAAGCTGAACGAGGTCGAGCGCGAGGGCGGCGACGGCGGCGACGAAGGCGGGGCTGCGGGCGGCGAGGGCGGTACCGCGGGAGACGGCGGCGAAGGCGGAGCGCAGGCGGAAGGAGGCGCGGCGCGGGGCAGGGCGGATGGCCGGCACGCGGGCGCCGGCGGCGGCGAACCGCCCGCGCCGCCGCCGCCCGCGCCCGGCCCGGCCGCCGAGTTCGAGAGCCTGGTCGCCGCCGACGTCGCCGCCTGGCTGGACGGCAACCTGTCCGCCGAGCGGCTGGCGGCGCTGGACCCGCAGACTCAGGCCCTGCTCGAGGCGGTCGACCTGCTCGGCGAGCGCCAGATCACCGACCCCGAGGCGAGCGCACTGCAGGCCCTCGGCGGCGAAGCCCTGCAGCCGGGGGCGCCGGCCACCGGCTACGAAGGCGAGCCGCTGTGGCTGCGCACGCTTGCCCGCGTGCGCGACATCACCGGCCAGTTGGGCGGCATCGTCGGCATCATCGGCCTGGTGGCGACCGTCAGCGGCTTCATCCTGAGCCTGCTGATCCCGCCGGTGGGTGCCTTCCTGCTCACCGTCGGGCGCTTCTGCGACGTCGCCGCGCTGATCCTCGATGCGATCAGCCTGGTGCTGGGCATCATCCTGACCGGCTACAACCTGTACCGGCTGAAGAACGAAACCGACCCCGAGGAGCGCCGCCGCCTGCTCGGCATGGTGCGCCAGGACGCGATGGGCACGGTGATGAGCGCGGTCGCGGTCGCCACCGCGGTGGCGCCGGGTGCCGGACGGGCGCTGGGCCGCGCCGGGCGGCGCGTGTCGGGCGGCCTGCGCGCCGCGTCGCGCGCATCCGGCGCGCTCGGCCGCGGCGCGCGGGCGGTGCGCGCGGTGGGGCTTTCCGGACGGCTGGCGGCGCGCGCCGGCAGGCGCGGCCTGCATGCGGCGGGGCGTGCCGCCGGCGGCGGTTTCCGCCGCCTGTCGCGTTCGTCCTCGCTCGCCGGCCGCGCGGCGCGCGGGATGCGCATCGCCGCCGTCGGCGGCCGGCGCGCATTCGGCAGCGCCCGCCGTGCGGCGCGCGGCGGCGCCATGCGCGCGCTCGGCTGGGCGCGCGGCACGGCGCCGGTGCGCTGGGCGAACCGCCTCGGCGGCGGGGCGGAGGAATGGGCGCGCCGGCGCCTGCGCGGCGTGGCCACCGCCGACAGCGCCGTCGGCCGTTTCTACAACCGCCGCCTGCGCGGCATCCACGAGCGCAACGTGATGGTGGCGCGCGCCATCGGCGACCCGGTCGAGCGCGCCTATCAACTGCGCCTGGGCCGCGAACTGATCGACGAACTCGACGCCCTGCGCCAGGCCAACCCGGGCTGGAGCGCGCGCCAGCTCGACGACGCGCTGCGCACCCGCTTCGGCCGCGAACGCATGGGGCACGCCGGGGTCGGCACCAGCCGCGGCGGCAACATCCAGTTCGTGCGCGACGATGCCGAGTTCCTGCGCACGGTGCGCGAGACCGAGTTCGCCGAGATCCAGCTCGTCCGCGACCGCCTGCCGCCGGGGGCGACGCCGCGCGAACTGGCCGACGCGGTCAATGCCAGCCCCTTCATCAAGGGCCGGTGGACCGAGGAGGAACTGCGCGCCTTCACCCAGTTGCACCCGGCGCGCGGGCCGGGCGGCGGACTGGCGCTGCGCGACGCCGCCGGCGAGGCGCTGGCGGTGTCGAAGACCGGCCACCACACGCTGCCGGCGAGCATGGCGCCGCAGATCAGCCGCGACCCGCGCTTCATCCAGATCGTCAACGACAGCCGCAGCTACCGGGGTTTCATCGACGATGCCTATCCGGGCCTGGCCCACGTCCCCGAAGTGCGCGGCTACCGCGTGCCGGGCGCGCGCCCGGGGCGGACGCGGCAGGCGCTCAACCGCCGCGAAGTCATCGAGGACATGCTGGACCGCGGGCAGGTCCCCGGCTACACCCGCGCCGACATCGACTACTTCATGGGCCGGGGCCTTGCCGACGACCTCGTCGCCGACGGCAGCAGCGGCGTGTGGCGCAACCGCCGCGCGGCGGGCCGGCGCATGTTCTTCAACCCTCACCTGGGCATCGGCCACGGCTGGGACTGGCAGAACGAGCTTGCGCGGCAGATCTTCGACATGAATTCGCGCCTGGGCATCGGCCTGCGGCGCGAGCTTGGCAGCCAGTTGCTGGTGCCGGCGATCAAGCGTTCGGGCCGCCTGGCCGCGGGCACGCCGGACGCGCAGGCCGGCGGCGAAGGTGCGCCGGAGCCGCGCGCGACCGCGCTCATCGACGCCGCCATCGGTGCGCGCACGCTGACGCGGCGCGGCCCGTCGCCGGCGCCGCAGCTTGCCGCCCTGCTGCCGCCGCTGGCGGCGGACGAGGGCGCGATGGCGTCGCTGCCGCTGCCCGGCGGAGAGATCGGGCCGCCGGCCGGGGCCGCCGCGCCCGACTCCGGGATCGCTCTGCCGCCATCCGGCGGTTCCGGCGCGGAAGAAGGGGCGGCGGACGGCGAAGCGCTGGAGCCGCCGCCCGCGCCGGTGCCGTACAGTCCGCAGGCGCTGGTGTCGATCCGCGGGCAGCGCAACGCGGTTGCGGAGGCGATGGAGGTCGTCACCGACTTCATCGCCGACGCCGGCAGTGCCGAGCGCCACAATCGCGGCGCCCGCGATGCCGCCGCCGACCTGAAGGCGCGCAATGCCGAGCAGGGCGCCGTCGCCGGGGCGGAGCGCGCCACCGTCGCCGGCGAGCAGGACAAGCTCGGCCAGGCCGGCGGCGCGCAGCAGGACATGGCGGCCGAGAATGCGCGCGCCTCGGGCGAGGCCGGGCGCGGCCAGGGCGAGGCACAGTCGGTACAGGCCGAAGGCGGCAACGTCAGCGTCGAGCCCAAGCCCGAGGAGCCGCGCAAGCGCAGTTGGCTGGAGCGCGCCTGGGACGCGACCGCCGGCGCGCTGTGGGACAATCTGATCGCTCCCGCGGTGCGCGCGGTACGGCGCAAGGTCAATCAGGTGATGCAGTCGATCAACGAATTCATCATGGACATGATCAACCAGGCGCTCGGCCTGGACGAGATCGAGGCCGAACTGAACGGCGGCGGCGAGGACATCGCGCAGCGCGGCGCGAGCCTGCAGGAGACCGACGCCGGCCTGCAGCAAACGCAGGACGTCGCCGCCGCCGAAGCGGAGCGCAACCAGCAGTCGATGGACCAGGCCGACGTCAACGTCGCCGACGCGCAGACCGACCGGGCGGACGCGCAGGCGCTACTGGCCGCGCTGCAGGCCCACGACCAGATGCTGGTCGCCGAGGAAGTGCAGGGGCAGGCGTGGATCGTCGACTTCGGCGCGCGCTACCAGCCCTTCTTCGCTGCCGAAGCGGCCGCGGGCGAGGCGGGCCCGATGGCGGCCGGGGAAAGCGCCGCAGCGGAAGCCGGGGAAGAGGAAGTCGCCGGCGGGGAAGAGGCCGCAGAGGAAGGCGCCGGCGAGGACGCCCTTGCCTTGGCCGGCATGGTGGAACCGGCCGGGGAAGCGCCGCCGCCGGAGGAGGCCGCCGATGAAGCCACACTCGCCTGA